A stretch of the Diadema setosum chromosome 16, eeDiaSeto1, whole genome shotgun sequence genome encodes the following:
- the LOC140239592 gene encoding sialin-like: protein MSRVNMSVALTVMVNSSYSATYDAGNSSVKVCPARSSLNDSAQASQEGEFPWDAHSQESILAAFFYTYLALLLPCGLLSDRYPRTCPWIIGIGFFISSICTLCTPLAANNGVTTITATRLVAGLAESGSYPAIYSLMARWSPLDERSRLLAIAFAGVPAGQIIAPPISGLISQSQFLGGWPSTFYLFGTMGIVWFVLWTLTVYDTPMSHPRMSAAEREFIVSGLKVDQRGHKSVSYPWKSFATSMPVYAFCIGDFGIMWTIYMATTNLPLYLTEALRFSVSEAGIISAIPFIVLFVTVTVSGFLADALHARGMSLTTTRKIMTTIGFVPSSLFLALCAIAGCNAPLAITSITLAVGFNGFVYSGSALTPMEFAAPYAGMLIAIANTLATVSGFVAPLLVGVFTENQADIDGWQTVFWISFGVTIASWIIFMLFGSSEVQSWVTIDHYEEEDCHATSKATME from the exons ATGTCTCGAGTCAACATGAGCGTTGCCCTCACTGTTATGGTAAACAGTAGCTACAGTGCCACCTACGACGCTGGAAATTCATCAGTGAAAGTCTGTCCGGCCCGCTCATCTTTAAACGACTCTGCTCAAGCGTCACAG gagGGCGAATTTCCGTGGGATGCTCACTCACAGGAATCCATCCTTGCTGCATTTTTCTACACATACTTAGCATTATTGCTCCCATGCGGCCTTCTGTCAGATCGTTACCCAAGGACCTGTCCCTGGATTATTGGTATTGGGTTCTTCATATCATCAATCTGCACTCTTTGTACGCCGCTCGCTGCTAACAATGGTGTTACGACCATTACAGCCACACGACTTGTAGCTGGATTAGCTGAG AGCGGATCATATCCTGCTATATACTCACTGATGGCCCGCTGGTCCCCTCTTGACGAACGTAGCAGGCTTCTTGCCATAGCCTTCGCTG GTGTACCAGCGGGCCAGATCATAGCCCCGCCCATCTCTGGCCTCATCTCGCAATCGCAATTCTTAGGAGGATGGCCTTCAACGTTTTACTTGTTCG GTACGATGGGGATTGTGTGGTTTGTCCTTTGGACTTTAACCGTGTACGACACTCCAATGTCACATCCTAGGATGTCCGCAGCGGAGAGGGAGTTCATTGTTTCGGGACTGAAAGTTGATCAGCGG GGCCACAAATCAGTTTCCTATCCCTGGAAGTCGTTCGCCACGAGCATGCCAGTGTACGCATTCTGTATCGGTGACTTTGGGATAATGTGGACTATTTACATGGCAACAACAAACTTGCCGCTATACCTGACTGAGGCTTTGCGATTCAGTGTTTCGGAA GCAGGCATTATCTCAGCAATTCCGTTCATCGTTCTCTTCGTTACTGTCACTGTGAGCGGATTTTTGGCAGACGCCCTGCATGCCCGCGGCATGAGCCTAACCACCACAAGGAAGATCATGACCACAATCG GTTTTGTCCCAAGTTCCTTGTTTCTTGCGCTTTGCGCCATCGCTGGATGTAACGCCCCCCTTGCCATCACTTCAATTACCTTGGCAGTCGGCTTCAACGGTTTCGTCTACTCGGGTTCCGCACTCACTCCTATGGAATTTGCCGCCCCCTACGCAGGAATGTTAATCGCCATCGCAAATACCTTGGCCACGGTGAGCGGTTTCGTGGCGCCATTACTAGTTGGCGTGTTCACCGAAAATCAG GCTGACATCGATGGCTGGCAGACGGTATTCTGGATATCATTTGGGGTTACCATAGCATCATGGATAATATTCATGCTCTTTGGCTCTTCCGAGGTACAATCATGGGTGACCATCGACCATTACGAAGAAGAAGACTGCCACGCTACTAGCAAAGCAACGATGGAGTAg